A single region of the Leptothrix cholodnii SP-6 genome encodes:
- a CDS encoding gluconeogenesis factor YvcK family protein encodes MKRIVMFGGGSGSRDITMALCRQRYEVTRVVPAWDSGGSSRALRAALGILAMGDIRQALMTMAHGEGRVSSVVRFFNARLSETSSQPDLLAEFDFYVSGAHPLLATMEPGIRGAILNYLRVFQSNIAGDFDFCRGSIGNFVLTGAYFAHGRDINTAIFVFRKLCAIDGHVWPSTADDTVELRAVLRDGQVVRGQERITDLNAEQAQAGIERVELLHAGDGRPAASRPAANPAVLEAIGTADLMLFGPGSFYTSTLPHLSVAGIAEAIRAAPPQVPKVFVGNILECPETIGGTVAEQVRALLQAGGPGSLTHVLLNRGWVPFERVAKGFRYLHEGVLPEGGPGLLADDFEDPWHRGRHDAPKVVELLGELITRSGPAPN; translated from the coding sequence ATGAAACGCATCGTCATGTTCGGCGGCGGCAGCGGCAGCCGCGACATCACCATGGCCCTGTGCCGACAGCGCTACGAGGTCACCCGCGTGGTGCCCGCCTGGGACAGCGGCGGCAGCTCCAGGGCCTTGCGGGCCGCGCTCGGCATCCTGGCGATGGGCGACATCCGCCAGGCCCTGATGACGATGGCCCACGGCGAAGGCCGGGTCAGCAGCGTGGTGCGCTTCTTCAACGCCCGCCTGTCCGAGACCTCGAGCCAGCCCGATCTGCTGGCCGAATTCGACTTCTACGTCAGCGGCGCCCACCCCCTGCTGGCCACGATGGAGCCCGGCATCCGCGGCGCGATCCTCAACTACCTGCGCGTGTTCCAGTCGAACATCGCCGGCGACTTCGATTTCTGCCGCGGCAGCATCGGCAACTTCGTGCTGACGGGGGCCTACTTCGCCCACGGTCGCGACATCAACACCGCGATCTTCGTGTTCCGCAAGCTGTGCGCCATCGACGGCCACGTGTGGCCATCGACCGCCGACGACACGGTCGAGCTGCGTGCCGTGCTGCGCGACGGCCAGGTGGTGCGCGGCCAGGAGCGCATCACCGACCTGAACGCCGAACAGGCGCAGGCGGGCATCGAGCGGGTCGAGCTGCTGCACGCGGGCGACGGCAGGCCCGCGGCTTCGCGCCCGGCGGCCAATCCGGCGGTCCTGGAGGCGATCGGCACGGCCGACCTGATGCTGTTCGGCCCGGGCAGCTTCTACACCAGCACGCTGCCGCACCTGTCGGTGGCGGGCATCGCCGAGGCGATCCGCGCCGCGCCGCCGCAGGTTCCCAAGGTCTTCGTCGGCAACATCCTCGAATGCCCCGAGACGATCGGCGGCACTGTGGCCGAGCAGGTGCGCGCGCTGCTGCAGGCCGGCGGACCCGGCTCGCTGACCCATGTCCTGCTCAACCGCGGCTGGGTGCCGTTCGAGCGCGTGGCCAAGGGCTTTCGCTACCTTCACGAGGGGGTGCTGCCCGAAGGCGGGCCCGGGCTCCTTGCCGATGATTTCGAGGACCCGTGGCACCGCGGCCGGCACGACGCACCCAAGGTGGTCGAGCTGCTCGGCGAGCTCATCACCCGGTCCGGTCCGGCGCCGAACTGA
- a CDS encoding DotU family type VI secretion system protein, whose translation MSAQPPRPGAGPNDPHDPFAALDSGATVIRPNPGARAAPARMPAAQEPPAADTPLPAQGLNPLVSLANRLLLAVPQLRATRHVADPAALKHSLAQAVRDFSTAAAAAGITPQQVMAARYVLCTVLDEAASDTPWGGAGVWAQHSLLVTFHNEAWGGEKVFQLMARLAGQPAEHRDLLELIYAALALGFEGRFRAIENGRAQLDAVRDKLARIVLQARGDHAPALAQHWQVEAVAQRALPGWLPLLVTALVLGLLLVAAYIGLSFWLGARSDPVFGQIQGLRLNPPVAAVAQPAPQPRLATFLRPEIAEGAVVVRDEVDRSVVTLRGDGLFEPGSATLAAPKEALLRRVADALAQFGGAVLVTGHTDSQPIRSARFPSNWHLSQERAGAVRELLVSQQVATERVRAEGRADGEPVVANDSAGNRALNRRVEITLFVAAPPGVATAARPATPTATPASGARP comes from the coding sequence ATGTCCGCCCAGCCCCCCCGCCCCGGTGCCGGTCCGAACGATCCGCACGATCCGTTCGCGGCGCTCGACAGCGGCGCCACCGTCATCCGCCCCAACCCCGGCGCCCGCGCCGCGCCGGCGCGCATGCCGGCCGCCCAGGAGCCGCCGGCCGCCGACACGCCGCTGCCGGCGCAGGGCCTGAATCCGCTGGTCAGCCTGGCCAACCGCCTGCTGCTGGCGGTGCCGCAGCTGCGCGCGACCCGCCACGTCGCCGACCCCGCCGCGCTCAAGCACAGCCTGGCGCAGGCGGTGCGCGACTTCAGCACCGCCGCCGCCGCCGCCGGCATCACGCCGCAGCAGGTGATGGCCGCGCGCTACGTGCTGTGCACCGTGCTCGACGAGGCCGCCAGCGACACGCCCTGGGGCGGCGCCGGCGTGTGGGCCCAGCACAGCCTGCTGGTGACCTTCCACAACGAGGCCTGGGGCGGCGAGAAGGTCTTCCAGCTGATGGCCCGGCTGGCCGGCCAGCCGGCCGAACACCGCGACCTGCTGGAGCTGATCTACGCCGCGCTGGCGCTCGGTTTCGAGGGGCGTTTCCGCGCCATCGAGAACGGCCGCGCCCAGCTCGACGCGGTGCGCGACAAGCTCGCGCGCATCGTGCTGCAGGCGCGTGGCGACCACGCCCCGGCGCTGGCGCAGCACTGGCAGGTCGAGGCGGTGGCGCAGCGCGCGCTGCCGGGCTGGCTGCCGCTGCTGGTGACGGCGCTGGTGCTGGGCCTGCTGCTGGTGGCCGCCTACATCGGCCTGAGCTTCTGGCTCGGCGCGCGCTCCGACCCGGTGTTCGGCCAGATCCAGGGCCTGCGCCTGAACCCGCCGGTGGCCGCGGTGGCGCAGCCGGCGCCGCAGCCGCGGCTGGCGACCTTCCTGCGGCCCGAGATCGCCGAGGGCGCGGTGGTGGTGCGCGACGAGGTCGACCGCAGCGTCGTCACGCTGCGCGGCGACGGCCTGTTCGAGCCCGGCAGCGCCACGCTCGCCGCGCCCAAGGAGGCGCTGCTGCGGCGCGTGGCCGACGCGCTGGCGCAGTTCGGCGGCGCGGTGCTCGTCACCGGCCACACCGACAGCCAGCCGATCCGCTCGGCGCGTTTCCCGTCCAACTGGCACCTCTCGCAGGAGCGCGCCGGCGCGGTGCGCGAGCTGCTGGTGAGCCAGCAGGTGGCCACCGAGCGGGTGCGCGCCGAGGGCCGCGCCGACGGCGAGCCGGTGGTCGCCAATGACAGCGCCGGCAACCGGGCGCTGAACCGGCGCGTCGAGATCACGCTGTTCGTCGCCGCGCCGCCGGGCGTGGCCACGGCCGCCAGACCCGCAACCCCCACGGCCACGCCCGCATCCGGAGCCCGGCCATGA
- a CDS encoding exodeoxyribonuclease III codes for MRLVSLNLNGIRSAVNKGLIPWVEAAEIDCMGVQELKAQHADLTADMTVLHGMQGHFHCAEKKGYSGVGLYSRHEPSDVVIGLGHADFDAEGRYVEARYDTPQRKLSIISCYFPSGSSGDERQQAKFRFLDLIEPHLRALKAGREFVLMGDVNIAHQEIDLKNWKGNLKNSGFLPEERAWMTRLLGDTGLVDVYRRLRPDATDEAYTWWSNRGQARAKNVGWRIDYHLATPGLAATARETSIYKAQWFSDHAPLTIDYDFDL; via the coding sequence GTGCGTCTGGTCAGCCTCAACCTCAACGGCATCCGTTCTGCAGTGAACAAGGGTCTGATCCCGTGGGTGGAGGCAGCTGAGATCGATTGTATGGGGGTGCAGGAGCTCAAGGCCCAGCACGCCGACCTGACGGCGGACATGACCGTGCTGCACGGCATGCAGGGCCATTTCCACTGCGCCGAGAAGAAAGGCTACTCCGGCGTGGGCCTCTACAGCCGCCACGAGCCGAGCGACGTCGTGATCGGCCTGGGCCATGCCGACTTCGATGCCGAGGGCCGCTACGTCGAGGCCCGCTACGACACGCCGCAGCGGAAACTTTCCATCATCAGCTGTTACTTCCCGAGCGGATCTTCAGGCGACGAACGCCAGCAGGCCAAGTTCCGTTTCCTCGACCTGATCGAGCCGCACCTGCGCGCGCTGAAGGCCGGGCGCGAGTTCGTCCTGATGGGCGACGTCAACATCGCCCACCAGGAAATCGACCTGAAGAACTGGAAGGGCAACCTGAAGAACAGCGGCTTCCTGCCCGAAGAGCGCGCCTGGATGACCCGCCTGCTCGGCGACACCGGGCTGGTCGACGTCTACCGCCGGCTGCGCCCCGACGCCACCGACGAGGCCTACACGTGGTGGAGCAACCGCGGTCAGGCACGGGCCAAGAACGTGGGGTGGCGGATCGACTATCACCTGGCGACGCCGGGTCTGGCCGCGACGGCACGGGAGACCTCGATCTACAAGGCGCAGTGGTTCAGCGACCACGCGCCGTTGACGATCGATTACGACTTCGATCTGTAA
- the tssM gene encoding type VI secretion system membrane subunit TssM: MKTLLGWIFNRWTLAVVALLALSLLIWIVGPLIAVAEVRPLDSTRSRLMLIGCLVLALLLMAAWSAWQARRANRSVVEQLMKPAAGGAPAGSESPDVAAMRQRFERALQVLREARFPSASTAAGGAPVGAIDARGKPAAPKPGLLARLGLQNLGGRYLYQLPWYLIIGAPGSGKTTALRNAGLQFPLAELTGEHRVRGVGGTRDCDWWFTDRAVLIDTAGRFTTQDSDAGRDQGAWSGFLGLLRQSRPRQPINGVLVTVSVPDLLGRSAAERDDYAARVRLRLQELHKQLGVRFPVYLLVTKVDLLNGFGDYFATLDKDSRATPWGTTFTLAQSRSGDHTALAPELKALTQRLQDGLVERLQAETDPQRRARIYGFPLQFGSLHEPLDAFVRDAFAPSPFEPPSLLRGVYFVSGTQEGTPIDRLMGSIARSWQLERAILPPQGASARSYFLERLLGEVVFAEAGLAGTDPRGERRRRLMLVGAYAALGLLTAGALAAWATSAVNNRNYVDAVLARVDEVRRLVQATPNRASPDLQPLLPALAATRQLAQAGWGDAAVPWSLGFGLFQGDKLDAASRSAYQRMLVDAVLPRLALRIEEQLRQRADAPELQYESLKAYLMLHDPQRFDADALAALVRADWAQNLPREVGTAEREQLDQHLDALLALGPAVSPLPQDQALVTQTRALLAAVPLPQRIYNRLRHQGLGEQVAEFTAARAGGPAAALVFARASGAPLTRGVPGLYTRDGYQQGFQRKVDAVTRELADEETWVLGNAANGGGGAAGQATRPSAATLADDVRRLYLTDYANTWEAFIADVRLRPTQSLAELVQVTRVLSGPDNPLATLLKAVVRETTLLGGEEPGAVKAAADRARGAVAAVREGIRALGGDAAAAALPARGVPLESIVDDRFAMLRRYVQAAPGARAPIDDTLVLLNEVQLHLASVELAVRSANPPPPSDLPVRLGAEGARSAEPVRSLLGTLGRSSAGFTGLMQREVLSREVRSMVGDFCTQAVAGRYPLRSGSATDVTLADFGQLFGPGGRFDRLFQEKLAAHVDTSARPTWRFRANGLGEDAGTLAQFQRAQVIRDTFFPAGGNTPQLRLEFKPVEMDASISQFVLDIDGQVVRYAHGPQIPTSVQWPGPRGTNQVRLQLSPAGASGNGLLNEGPWALLHLFDRVQLEPGRSAERFRATFELDGRKAVFEITASSVRNPLRLRELAEFSCPNGL; the protein is encoded by the coding sequence ATGAAGACGCTGCTGGGCTGGATCTTCAACCGCTGGACGCTCGCCGTCGTCGCGCTGCTGGCGCTGTCGCTGCTGATCTGGATCGTCGGCCCGCTGATCGCGGTGGCCGAGGTGCGCCCGCTCGACAGCACGCGCTCGCGGCTGATGCTGATCGGCTGCCTCGTGCTGGCGCTGCTGCTGATGGCGGCGTGGAGCGCCTGGCAGGCCCGCCGCGCCAACCGGTCGGTGGTCGAGCAGCTGATGAAGCCCGCCGCCGGCGGTGCGCCGGCCGGCAGCGAGTCACCCGACGTGGCCGCGATGCGCCAGCGCTTCGAGCGCGCGCTGCAGGTGCTGCGCGAGGCGCGGTTCCCGTCGGCGTCGACCGCGGCCGGCGGCGCCCCGGTCGGTGCGATCGACGCGCGTGGCAAACCCGCCGCGCCCAAGCCCGGCCTGCTGGCGCGCCTGGGGCTGCAGAACCTGGGCGGGCGCTACCTCTACCAGCTGCCCTGGTACCTGATCATCGGCGCGCCCGGCTCGGGCAAGACCACCGCGCTGCGCAACGCCGGTCTGCAGTTCCCGCTGGCCGAGCTGACCGGCGAACACCGCGTGCGCGGCGTCGGCGGCACGCGCGACTGCGACTGGTGGTTCACCGACCGCGCGGTGCTGATCGACACCGCCGGCCGCTTCACCACGCAGGACAGCGACGCCGGGCGCGACCAGGGCGCGTGGAGCGGCTTCCTCGGCCTGCTGCGCCAGTCGCGGCCGCGCCAGCCGATCAACGGCGTGCTCGTCACCGTGTCGGTGCCCGACCTGCTCGGCCGCAGCGCCGCCGAGCGCGACGACTACGCCGCTCGCGTGCGCCTGCGCCTGCAGGAGCTGCACAAGCAGCTGGGCGTGCGTTTCCCGGTCTACCTGCTGGTCACCAAGGTCGACCTGCTCAACGGCTTCGGCGACTATTTCGCCACCCTCGACAAGGACAGCCGCGCCACGCCCTGGGGCACCACCTTCACGCTGGCGCAGTCACGCAGCGGCGACCACACGGCCCTGGCCCCCGAGCTGAAGGCGCTGACCCAGCGCCTGCAGGACGGCCTGGTCGAGCGCCTGCAGGCCGAGACCGACCCGCAGCGGCGCGCCCGCATCTACGGCTTTCCGCTGCAGTTCGGCAGCCTGCACGAGCCGCTCGACGCCTTCGTGCGCGACGCCTTCGCGCCCTCGCCGTTCGAGCCGCCGAGCCTGCTGCGCGGCGTGTACTTTGTCAGCGGCACGCAGGAAGGCACGCCGATCGACCGCCTGATGGGCTCGATCGCGCGCAGCTGGCAGCTCGAACGCGCGATCCTGCCGCCGCAGGGCGCCAGCGCGCGCAGCTACTTCCTGGAGCGCCTGCTCGGCGAGGTGGTGTTCGCCGAGGCCGGCCTGGCCGGCACCGATCCGCGCGGCGAACGGCGCCGTCGCCTGATGCTGGTGGGCGCCTACGCCGCGCTCGGCCTGCTGACGGCGGGCGCGCTGGCGGCCTGGGCGACCAGCGCGGTCAACAACCGCAACTACGTCGACGCCGTGCTGGCGCGGGTCGACGAGGTGCGCCGGCTGGTGCAGGCCACGCCCAACCGTGCCAGCCCCGACCTGCAGCCGCTGCTGCCGGCGCTGGCCGCCACCCGCCAGCTGGCGCAGGCCGGCTGGGGCGACGCGGCGGTGCCGTGGTCGCTCGGCTTCGGGCTGTTCCAGGGCGACAAGCTCGACGCCGCCTCGCGCAGCGCCTATCAGCGCATGCTGGTCGACGCCGTGCTGCCGCGCCTGGCGCTGCGCATCGAGGAGCAGCTGCGCCAGCGCGCCGACGCGCCCGAGCTGCAGTACGAATCGCTCAAGGCCTACCTGATGCTGCACGACCCGCAGCGCTTCGACGCCGACGCGCTGGCCGCGCTGGTGCGCGCCGACTGGGCGCAGAACCTGCCGCGCGAGGTCGGCACGGCCGAGCGCGAGCAGCTCGACCAGCACCTCGACGCCCTGCTCGCGCTCGGCCCCGCCGTCTCGCCGCTGCCGCAGGACCAGGCGCTGGTGACGCAGACCCGCGCCCTGCTCGCCGCCGTGCCGCTGCCCCAGCGCATCTACAACCGCCTGCGTCACCAGGGCCTGGGCGAGCAGGTGGCCGAGTTCACCGCCGCCCGCGCCGGCGGGCCGGCCGCGGCGCTGGTGTTCGCGCGCGCCAGCGGCGCCCCGCTGACGCGCGGCGTGCCCGGGCTCTATACGCGTGACGGCTACCAGCAGGGCTTCCAGCGCAAGGTCGACGCCGTCACCCGCGAACTGGCGGATGAAGAAACCTGGGTTCTTGGGAACGCCGCCAATGGCGGCGGCGGCGCTGCGGGCCAGGCCACCCGCCCGAGCGCCGCCACGCTGGCCGACGACGTGCGCCGCCTGTACCTGACCGACTACGCCAACACCTGGGAGGCCTTCATCGCCGACGTGCGCCTGCGCCCGACCCAGAGCCTGGCCGAGCTGGTGCAGGTCACGCGCGTGCTGTCCGGCCCCGACAACCCGCTGGCCACGCTGCTGAAGGCGGTGGTGCGCGAGACCACGCTGCTCGGCGGCGAGGAGCCCGGCGCCGTCAAGGCCGCCGCCGACCGCGCGCGTGGTGCGGTGGCCGCGGTGCGCGAGGGCATCCGCGCGCTCGGCGGCGATGCGGCCGCCGCCGCGCTGCCCGCGCGCGGTGTGCCGCTCGAATCGATCGTCGACGACCGCTTCGCGATGCTGCGCCGCTACGTGCAGGCCGCGCCGGGTGCGCGCGCACCGATCGACGACACCCTCGTGCTGCTCAACGAGGTGCAGCTGCACCTGGCCAGCGTCGAGCTGGCGGTGCGCAGCGCCAACCCGCCGCCGCCGTCGGACCTGCCGGTGCGCCTGGGCGCCGAGGGCGCACGCTCGGCCGAGCCGGTGCGCAGCCTGCTCGGCACGCTGGGCCGCAGCAGCGCCGGCTTCACCGGGCTGATGCAGCGCGAGGTGCTGTCGCGCGAGGTGCGCTCGATGGTGGGCGACTTCTGCACGCAGGCCGTGGCCGGGCGCTACCCGCTCAGGAGCGGCTCGGCCACCGACGTCACGCTGGCGGATTTCGGCCAGCTGTTCGGACCGGGCGGGCGCTTCGACCGGCTGTTCCAGGAGAAGCTGGCCGCCCACGTCGACACCTCGGCGCGGCCGACCTGGCGCTTCCGCGCCAACGGGCTGGGCGAGGACGCCGGCACGCTGGCGCAGTTCCAGCGCGCGCAGGTCATCCGCGACACCTTCTTCCCGGCCGGCGGCAACACGCCGCAGCTGCGGCTGGAGTTCAAGCCGGTCGAGATGGACGCCAGCATCAGCCAGTTCGTGCTCGACATCGACGGCCAGGTGGTGCGCTACGCCCACGGCCCGCAGATCCCGACCAGCGTGCAATGGCCCGGCCCGCGCGGCACCAACCAGGTGCGGCTGCAGCTCAGCCCCGCCGGCGCCAGCGGCAACGGCCTGCTCAACGAAGGCCCGTGGGCGCTGCTGCACCTGTTCGACCGCGTGCAGCTCGAACCCGGCCGCAGCGCCGAGCGCTTTCGCGCCACCTTCGAGCTCGACGGCCGCAAGGCGGTGTTCGAGATCACCGCCAGCAGCGTGCGCAACCCGCTGCGCCTGCGCGAGCTGGCCGAGTTCAGCTGCCCGAACGGCCTGTGA
- a CDS encoding MBL fold metallo-hydrolase: MLRYLTVPVTAFQQNCSIVWCDETLAAAVIDPGGDLPRIQAEVARLGVKLEQIWLTHAHIDHAGGTGTLARELGLPIVGPHEGDQFWIDGLDQQSRMFGFPPVEPFKPTRWLHDGDSVSIGHSTLAVRHCPGHTPGHVVFHSAEIRRCFVGDVLFAGSIGRTDFPGGDHATLIASITQRLWPMGDDTVFIPGHGPESSFGRERRSNPHVRGT, translated from the coding sequence ATGCTGCGCTACCTCACCGTCCCCGTCACCGCCTTCCAGCAGAACTGTTCGATCGTCTGGTGCGATGAAACCCTGGCCGCCGCGGTCATCGACCCCGGCGGCGACCTGCCGCGCATCCAGGCCGAAGTGGCCCGGCTGGGCGTCAAGCTCGAACAGATCTGGCTCACCCACGCCCACATCGACCACGCCGGCGGCACCGGCACGCTCGCGCGCGAACTCGGCCTGCCGATCGTCGGCCCGCACGAGGGCGACCAGTTCTGGATCGACGGCCTCGACCAGCAGAGCCGCATGTTCGGTTTCCCGCCGGTCGAGCCGTTCAAGCCGACCCGCTGGCTGCATGACGGCGACAGTGTCAGCATCGGCCACAGCACGCTGGCCGTGCGCCACTGCCCCGGCCACACGCCCGGCCACGTGGTGTTCCACAGCGCCGAGATCCGGCGCTGCTTCGTCGGCGACGTGCTGTTCGCCGGCAGCATCGGCCGCACCGACTTCCCCGGCGGCGACCACGCCACGCTGATCGCCAGCATCACGCAGCGGCTCTGGCCGATGGGCGACGACACCGTCTTCATACCCGGCCACGGCCCGGAAAGCAGCTTCGGCCGCGAGCGCCGCAGCAACCCGCACGTGCGCGGCACCTGA
- the pyrE gene encoding orotate phosphoribosyltransferase, with the protein MNDDPLAQSTTDNLAQDFVSFAVDAGVLRFGEFKTKAGRLSPYFFNAGLFDDGAKLGRLAQFYARRLVASGLQFDMLFGPAYKGITLAAAVAIELARLGHNVPYAYNRKEAKDHGEGGTLVGAPVRGRVLIIDDVISAGTSVRESIAMIRAAGAEPCGVTIALDRQEKASAEGVDAPHSAVQFVQRELGLAVVAIATLDDLLQFLSVQSNAVLASHLPAVQAYRGRYGVAQ; encoded by the coding sequence ATGAATGACGACCCTTTGGCCCAGTCCACGACCGACAACCTGGCGCAGGATTTCGTGTCCTTTGCCGTCGATGCGGGGGTGCTGAGGTTCGGGGAGTTCAAGACCAAGGCCGGGCGGCTGTCGCCCTATTTCTTCAATGCCGGCCTGTTCGACGACGGCGCCAAGCTGGGCCGTCTGGCGCAATTCTATGCACGCCGGCTGGTGGCTTCGGGGCTGCAGTTCGACATGCTGTTCGGCCCCGCCTACAAGGGCATCACGCTGGCCGCGGCGGTGGCCATCGAGCTGGCGCGGCTCGGCCACAACGTGCCTTACGCCTACAACCGCAAGGAAGCCAAGGACCACGGCGAGGGTGGCACGCTGGTCGGCGCGCCGGTGCGCGGGCGGGTGCTGATCATCGACGACGTGATCTCCGCGGGCACTTCGGTGCGCGAGTCGATCGCGATGATCCGCGCCGCCGGCGCCGAGCCCTGCGGCGTGACGATCGCGCTCGACCGCCAGGAGAAGGCCAGCGCCGAGGGTGTCGACGCGCCGCATTCGGCGGTGCAGTTCGTGCAGCGCGAGCTCGGCCTGGCGGTGGTGGCGATCGCCACGCTCGACGACCTGCTGCAGTTCCTGTCGGTGCAGAGCAATGCCGTGCTGGCCAGCCACCTGCCCGCGGTGCAGGCCTATCGCGGCCGCTACGGAGTGGCGCAGTGA
- the tssJ gene encoding type VI secretion system lipoprotein TssJ, with product MKSALKSSPSSIPAAADSARDAASRARRSVLAGAGALLLAGCSTSAKVIKALTAPEPEAKPEPEPTRIVGALVASADINPDLRKRASPLLVRVYELKSDAAFNNADFMALFQRDQAELAADIVLREEFIVQPGERRVLDRVAGEQTRFLAVFAAYRDIERARWRALAPVRSAATQTLQVQVDASAVSITPAR from the coding sequence GTGAAGTCCGCACTGAAGTCGTCCCCGAGCTCGATTCCTGCCGCTGCAGACAGCGCCCGAGACGCGGCCAGTCGTGCGCGCCGCAGCGTGCTGGCCGGCGCGGGCGCGCTGCTGCTGGCCGGCTGCTCGACCTCGGCCAAGGTGATCAAGGCGCTGACCGCGCCCGAGCCCGAAGCCAAGCCGGAGCCCGAACCGACCCGCATCGTCGGCGCGCTGGTCGCCAGCGCCGACATCAACCCGGACCTGCGCAAGCGCGCCTCGCCGCTGCTGGTGCGGGTCTACGAGCTGAAGTCGGACGCGGCCTTCAACAACGCCGACTTCATGGCGCTGTTCCAGCGCGACCAGGCCGAGCTGGCGGCCGACATCGTGCTGCGCGAGGAGTTCATCGTCCAGCCCGGCGAGCGCCGCGTGCTCGACCGCGTGGCCGGCGAGCAGACCCGCTTCCTGGCGGTCTTCGCGGCCTATCGCGACATCGAGCGGGCCCGCTGGCGCGCCCTGGCGCCGGTGCGCAGCGCCGCCACCCAGACGCTGCAGGTGCAGGTCGACGCGTCCGCGGTCTCGATCACCCCCGCCCGCTGA
- the tssK gene encoding type VI secretion system baseplate subunit TssK, translating to MTLHDKVAWSQGMFLQPHHFQQETRALEHLIDTRLRAADAHAWGHAELVLDESLLALGRVGLVRARGVLPDGTPYALPDHDPLPAPLEVPADLKGERVCLAAPLARAGATDFDLGLDGSAADAARYGVTELQLRDQTNATDEPQTIQVGRLRLRLLRERELGNGWTALGVARVIERRADAQVVLDRAYIPPQTRLDATEHLHASAALLHGRLQQFARLLAERMGSAAHGVSEIADFLLLMTLNRNEPLFRQFAGGPQVHPALFHRACLQLAGELSSFGTDSRTPREFALYRHDDLQATFATLIEQLRVQLSGVPVPRATPIELTDRQHGFRTAVIRDTELLRGAAFVLAVHAQLPAEQLSQRFLAHAKVGPVERIKELVSLALPGIALRSLPVAPRQLPFHAGHHYFEVQRDGELWKQLEHSGNLALHVAGDFPGLELQLWAIRP from the coding sequence ATGACCCTGCATGACAAGGTCGCGTGGTCGCAGGGCATGTTCCTGCAGCCGCACCATTTCCAGCAGGAAACGCGTGCGCTCGAACACCTGATCGACACCCGCCTGCGTGCCGCCGACGCGCACGCCTGGGGCCACGCCGAGCTGGTGCTCGACGAATCGCTGCTCGCACTCGGCCGCGTCGGCCTGGTGCGCGCGCGTGGCGTGCTGCCCGACGGCACGCCCTACGCGCTGCCCGATCACGACCCGCTGCCCGCCCCGCTCGAGGTGCCGGCCGACCTCAAGGGCGAGCGGGTCTGCCTGGCCGCGCCCCTGGCGCGTGCGGGCGCCACCGATTTCGACCTCGGCCTCGACGGCAGCGCCGCCGACGCCGCGCGCTACGGCGTCACCGAGCTGCAGCTGCGCGACCAGACCAACGCCACCGACGAGCCGCAGACGATCCAGGTCGGCCGCCTGCGGCTGCGGCTGCTGCGCGAGCGCGAACTCGGCAACGGCTGGACGGCGCTGGGCGTGGCGCGCGTGATCGAGCGCCGCGCCGACGCCCAGGTGGTGCTCGACCGCGCCTACATCCCGCCGCAGACCCGGCTCGACGCCACCGAGCACCTGCACGCCTCGGCCGCGCTGCTGCACGGGCGGCTGCAGCAGTTCGCCCGCCTGCTGGCCGAGCGCATGGGCAGCGCGGCGCACGGCGTCTCCGAGATCGCCGACTTCCTGCTGCTGATGACGCTCAACCGCAACGAGCCGCTGTTCCGCCAGTTCGCCGGCGGCCCGCAGGTGCACCCGGCGCTGTTCCACCGCGCCTGCCTGCAGCTGGCCGGCGAGCTCAGCAGCTTCGGCACCGACAGCCGCACGCCGCGCGAGTTCGCGCTCTATCGGCACGACGACCTGCAGGCCACCTTCGCGACGCTGATCGAGCAGCTGCGCGTGCAGCTGTCGGGCGTGCCGGTGCCACGCGCCACGCCGATCGAGCTGACCGACCGCCAGCACGGCTTCCGCACCGCCGTGATCCGCGACACCGAGCTGCTGCGCGGCGCCGCCTTCGTGCTGGCGGTGCACGCGCAGCTGCCGGCCGAGCAGCTCAGCCAGCGCTTCCTGGCGCACGCCAAGGTCGGCCCGGTCGAGCGCATCAAGGAGCTGGTCAGCCTGGCGCTGCCCGGCATCGCGCTGCGCAGCCTGCCGGTGGCGCCGCGCCAGCTGCCGTTCCACGCCGGCCATCACTACTTCGAGGTGCAGCGCGACGGCGAGCTGTGGAAGCAGCTCGAACACAGCGGCAACCTGGCGCTGCACGTGGCCGGCGACTTCCCCGGGCTCGAGCTGCAGCTGTGGGCGATCCGGCCCTGA